The Moritella sp. Urea-trap-13 nucleotide sequence AATGTCTTTATGTACCAGTACTGTATCCAATGCATTACAAGCTGAAGGGCGTTGTACCTTGGCATTTTCAATGATCGCTAATGCATCTTCAACATTAGCAGACGCATCAACAAATGCATGGCAAATACCCATACCGCCAGTGATCACCGGGATAGTGCTTTGCTCTTGGCATAAGCGATGCAAACCAGGACCACCACGTGGGATGATCATGTCGACATACTTATCCATTTTCAATAGTGCCGTCACCAGTTCACGATTTGGATCCGCAATCACCTGAATTGCATCTTTTGGTAATTGCGCCTTTTCTAATGCCGCTTGAATAACATTCACTAACACGACATTTGAATGCACCGTTTCTTTACCACCACGTAAAATAGCAGCGTTACCGGTTTTTAAACTTAATGCCGCAATATCAATCGTTACATTGGGGCGGGCTTCATAAATCACGCCCATCACGCCTAACGGAATTCGACGCTTGGATAAACGTAAACCATTTTCCAATACCTTACCTTCAGACTCTGCGCCTACTGGATCAGGTAAGGCGATAACGCTGCGTACGTCAGCGATAATTGCCGCAAGTCTTGCTTCTGTTAATAATAGACGATCAAGTAACGCAGCGGTTAAACCGTTTTGTTTGCCAGCATCGATATCTTTAGCATTAGCGACTAAAATGTCTGCTTGGCGATTCTCAAGCTCACAAGCAATACATTCTAATGCATTATTTTTTTGTGCGGTTGTTAGCGTTGCTAATTCATAACTCGCAATTTTGGCTTTCTTTCCTAATTCTTGTAACACGGTATCTTCCTTAAAATAAAACTAAATCATCACGATGTATGGCAACAGCACCGTAGCCATAACCCAACTTGCTTTCGATATCACACGAATGACAACCCGCAATCGTTCTTAGCTCATCGCTGGTATAGCGACAAATACCACGCCCCAGGAGTTTGCCTTGTAATGTTTGTAACTGCACGATATCACCACGTTTAAAAGTAGCTAACACCTCAGAGATGCCTTTCGGTAATAAACTGCTGCCTTTTTGACGTACCGCATTAACAGCACCGTCATCAATGACAATAACACCCGATGGCGGTGGGCCAGCAAGGATCCACTGCTTACGACTTTCTAATGGGGTTATATGTGAAGGGAATAAGGTACCCACACGTTTACCTTCGGCAACACGCAATACCACATCTTCAGCAATACCCGCCGCAATAACAACATCAATGCCTGAACGACATGCTATTTCAGCCGCTTGTAATTTTGTTGCCATACCGCCAGTGCCTAAACCACCAACAGTGCCACCGGCTAATTGACGTAATTCATCATCAATCACATCAACAACTTCAATTAATTTTGCGTCCGGATTACTGCGAGGATCAGCGGTAAACAGACCCTCTTGATCCGTGAGTAGCATAAGCGTATCTGCATTAGCTAAAATTGCTGCCAGGGCTGATAAATTATCATTGTCACCGACTTTAATTTCAGCGGTTGCTACCGCATCATTTTCATTAATAATCGGCACAATGCGGTTATCTAACAATGCCCGCATGGTATCGCGCGCATTTAAAAATCGTTCACGATCGTCGAGATCTGCACGTGTTAACAACATCTGACCGACATTCAAGCCATAGATATTAAACAAGCTTTGCCAAATAAAAATAAGCTGACTTTGACCTACAGCGGCCAACATCTGCTTATTTGCCATGGTGGGGGCTAATTCAGGGGCGCCTAAATGCTCACGTCCAGCAGCAATCGCGCCAGATGTTACAACAATAATGTCATGCCCTTGTTTGTACAACTGTGCACACTGACGAACCAATTCAACCATATGCGCACGATCTATTTTAGCCGTGCCACTGGTTAATACACTGGTTCCTAACTTCACCACGATGGTTTTCTTAGCCATTTAACTCATTCTCGTTACTAACTTAATCAGTATTTTGACCTGAGAAACACTTTTATACAATAGCGGAAAGCTTGATAGGTGGGGAAAGTACAGCGAAACACTGTACTTTTATCAGATCTGACGCGGCATTGATTAACAAACCACAGGATCGAATCGAATTGATGAAAATAACGACATGATTAGGATGCTATGCAGCAGACAAGATCAGCGTTTTAGCCAAGATAGCGGAAGGTTTAAGGTTACAGTGCAATTGCTCGGTCAAACAAACAAATAACTTCTCATAAAATGCATTAAGCGATTGTGTGACATCCTGCTGAAACGTTTTCGGTATTGGCGTTACCATCCACTCACCAGCTTTATTATATGTGCCAAACTGATAGTGATATTCAAACGTATTGCCCACTAATTCCATCTCTAGCCACCAACCATAAAATTGGCGTTCTTCAGGCTCTGCATTGGCATCAATACAGACACTAAAACAATCGAAATAAAAATAGGTGGGTTGGCAATTATTCTCTCTTAAATAAGGGCCAAGCGCATTCAAAATACGAATACGTTTACGAAAATAAATCAAATCGGGATCAGTCGGTATTGCCATAATGATTATCTCTCATTTGTTGTTCGTGATGAGCGAGGCGTGATGAGTTAAGCGTTATAAATAATTCACTATAAATGTCGGGGGATAACTACTAAGTATAGTTGACAATAATGGATGGGCAAATTATACGACTAAATAACCTCCGTCTATCGGAATATAATACTGAAAAATGACAGTGTCGTAATTTACGACACTGTTTAATAACGAGAATACAGACTGACGTATATTCTCTATAATTTAATTAACCTTGTTTACAGATTGGCTCTACGAACTCAATAGCCATATCCCAAGGTAACTCGATCCAAGTGTCTTGGCTAATTCGAGTAACAAAGTCGTCAACTAAATGCTCACCAAGTGGCTTAGCATAAACAGTAACAAATTTAGCTTTAGGATACATGCTACGAATTGTCTTCGCCGTTTCACCGCTATCTACTAAGTCATCAATAATAATAAAACCTTCGCCGTCGCCCGGTGCTGATTTTAATACTGTCATATCACGCTGATGATCGTGGTCGTAGCTTGAGATACATACTGTATCAACATGACGTAATTCTAATTCACGCGCAAGAATAGCGGCAGGTACTAAACCACCACGGCTAACCGCAATAATACCTTTCCACTGTGTTGCTGGCAGCAGTTTACGAGCTAGTTTACGCGTATCACGCTGTAAATCATCCCAAGATACTATAAATTTATCACTCATTTAACCAACCTCTATATACACTTAGCGAACGAACTAATGTGTAGCTATATAAAATCATCAACGACGGGTTTATGCACAAAAAATTCAAATTTGCACACTCAATTTGTAACCCATAAAGATACCAGTACTTGACCATCAGGACAAGTTATTCGCTAGCATTTACCCCTTATGGAGCAGGATAAAGCGACAACTTGTTTACGGTATCGCAGAACTATAGATTAACACAGTACATTTGGAATATTCCTCTTTACTATCGTAATAAACTGGAACATCCTTTGTATCATGCTAAATATAATGATTAATTCCAATTAAGGAGCTACCCAAGTGGCAAATTTAAGTAATTTAGAACCGCAAGTTGTCTGGAATATTTTTGAGCAAATGTGTGCAAACCCACGTCCTTCAAAGCATGAAGAGAAAGTCTCTGCGTGGATCCAACAATTAGCGAAAGATCATAATATCGAATGCAAAGAAGATAAAGTTGGTAACCTTATCTTACGTAAAGCGGCCACTGCGGGTATGGAAGATCGCAAAGGTGTGGTTTTACAAGCGCACATGGACATGGTTCCACAGAAAAATTCTGACACTGAGCATAACTTTGTGACAGACCCGATCGATGCTTATGTTGACGGCGAATGGGTTACTGCCCGCGGTACCACATTAGGTGCTGATAACGGTATCGGTCTAGCGGCAAGCCTTGCGGTTATCTTCTCAGACAACATTGAACATGGTCCACTTGAAGTACTCGTGACTATCGATGAAGAAGCTGGCATGACTGGCGCCTTTGGTCTTGAAGCGGGTTGGTTAGAAGGTGAGATCCTACTAAACACAGATTCAGAAGACGAAGGCGAAGTTTACATGGGTTGTGCTGGCGGTATCGATACCACCGTATCTTTCCCTATCGAACGTGAAGACACCCCAGCAGATCACCAAACATTTGAAATATCTATTTCTGGCCTAAGAGGCGGTCACTCAGGTGTTGATATTCACCTTGGTCGCGGTAATGCTAACAAATTACTGGCTCGTCTGTTAAAAGAAGCTGGTCGTGATATGGGTGTTCGCCTGGTTGAGATTAACGGCGGTTCACTACGTAACGCCATTCCACGTGAAGCTTTTGCCGTTATTACGGTTGCGCCAACACAGCGTGAAGAATTTAAAGCGTGTTTAGAATTCTTTGCTAAAGCAGTTAAAAAAGAGCTTATAGCGACAGAACCTGATTTTTCAATCTCACTAATCCCCGTTCCAAATGAACCGACAGTGATTACTCAAGATTGCCAGACTCGCCTTATTGCTGCACTTAACGGTGTATTCAATGGTGTACTGCGCATGAGTGATGAGATTGAAGGTGTCGTTGAAACATCATCTAACCTTGGTGTAATTCAATCACGCGGTAAAACAGTGCATATCCAATGTTTGATCCGTTCTTTAGCTGACTCTTGTCGTCTTGATGCACAAGAAATGATCGCATCGGTATTTGAACTTGCGGGTGCCGAAGTGAAATTTGACGGTGCTTACCCAGGCTGGAAACCAGATACAAGTTCACCAGTGATGCAGATCATGCGTGATGTATATGAAAAAGAATTTGGTTCTGTACCAAAAATCATGGTTATTCATGCCGGTCTAGAATGTGGTTTATTCAAGACTTCATACCCAACAATGGACATGGCATCATTTGGCCCAACGATCTGTTTCCCACATTCTCCAGACGAGAAAGTGAAAATCGAAACAGTAGGCATGTTCTGGAAATACTTACTGGCGATCCTAAAAGCAATTCCAGCTAAGTAAGCGAAAACACGCTATACCGATTGCCTCACTTGCGGTGAGTCTTTAATCGTTATCACAAAGCCAAGTCTCGTACTTGGCTTTTTTGCAGCTAAAATACTAATATAACCTCAGGATTATAATGCTACAACGTCCATAAATGGTGATCACCTATGAATGAAATTCTCGAACTGCAGACCAATCAAGTGTCTTTTATCAGTGGTTTAATGGCTGGTTTTTCTTTATCTATCGCCGCTCAAATCTTACGTAGCCACCGCAAAAGTCTTTACAGCAGCATCACCCTACTGATGTTTACCCTGACTTCTTTACTCTTTGTTGTGGCGCTGTATATAGACGTACGTTTAAGTATTGAAGTGGCGACAATTACGACCTTCTCTGCAGCAGTATTAGAACAAATCAGTCAAGTACGTGCGATTGGTACCACGTCAGCTAGCGCGGCCTTGTTTTTATTCATTATCGCCATAGGTATGCTCACTTGGTTACAGGGGAAAGTTGCTGGGATATGCGGTACCCTACTCGCCCTCATCACCCTGTTGTTAGTTATCACCGCTAAATACAAAATTGATGCAATCGCACTTTTACTCCATACATAGCACTGCAGGCATAAACCTACTACTCACTCCTAACCGTTATGATTAATTCAATAAGACTAACATCAGGCGTATACCCATTGAGGGATGACGCAAGACAGTAATATTTGCTACAATTTAGTTATATATAGCCAATCCTATTTAAACAATAAGCGAGTGATGATGAAAAGAATGTCCATTTTAATAATCAGCCTAGCCAGTTGCTTGTCGACATTTACGGTACAAGCAACTAGCGCTGATGATGCGTGGGATGCATCTAAAGACGCAATGGGAGAAGCATGGGATAAAACCAAAGAAGCAACAAATAAAGCCATGGAAGCCGCGAAAGGCAAAACGGATGAGCTATTAGAAGAGAGTGCGGATAACAGCGATGAGTGGTTAGAATCCTTAAAAAAAGGTGCTGAATCCGGCTGGGATAAAACCAAACAGAAAGTTGAAGAGTTGCAAAAAGAATTAGATGAAGCCAAGAAATCAACAGCAGAAGATGAAAAAGAACAAAAACAATCGACACCTGAAGCAGCGCCGATTGATAACGCTATTCCTGAATGGCAAAAAGCTTAGTACCAACGAATTAGCACTAAGCTTTATTAACCAAGAAATAACTCAACGAGATAAACTGGAGATGGCTTAGCGATTAAATACCACTGCCACCCACTTCATCGATCTCTTCATGTAAACCACATTCACGCTTTAGACCAAAGAAGCGTGTCTCTTCTTCCGTCATGCCAGCTTCCAATGGTCGAGATGTATGCACATCGCCGACTGATACATAATTTTGCTCCCACAACGGATGGTAACTTAAACCGTTATCTTGCAAATAGTAATGAATTTCTTTGTTGGTCCAATCAATAATAGGCAAAAATTTAAAACAGCTATTTTGAATAGACAATACCGGTAATGCTTCACGACTTG carries:
- a CDS encoding glutamate-5-semialdehyde dehydrogenase, producing the protein MLQELGKKAKIASYELATLTTAQKNNALECIACELENRQADILVANAKDIDAGKQNGLTAALLDRLLLTEARLAAIIADVRSVIALPDPVGAESEGKVLENGLRLSKRRIPLGVMGVIYEARPNVTIDIAALSLKTGNAAILRGGKETVHSNVVLVNVIQAALEKAQLPKDAIQVIADPNRELVTALLKMDKYVDMIIPRGGPGLHRLCQEQSTIPVITGGMGICHAFVDASANVEDALAIIENAKVQRPSACNALDTVLVHKDIAVSFLPLLAVRLAKNAVELRAEPKAHIALSNVNAKNLHVATADCFDQEWLALVLGVKVVDDVEDAIVHIREHSTEHSDAILTDNLTNATRFLNAVNSAAVYVNASTRFTDGSQFGLGAEVAVSTQKLHARGPMGLEELTTYKWIAIGDGLIRP
- the proB gene encoding glutamate 5-kinase, whose product is MAKKTIVVKLGTSVLTSGTAKIDRAHMVELVRQCAQLYKQGHDIIVVTSGAIAAGREHLGAPELAPTMANKQMLAAVGQSQLIFIWQSLFNIYGLNVGQMLLTRADLDDRERFLNARDTMRALLDNRIVPIINENDAVATAEIKVGDNDNLSALAAILANADTLMLLTDQEGLFTADPRSNPDAKLIEVVDVIDDELRQLAGGTVGGLGTGGMATKLQAAEIACRSGIDVVIAAGIAEDVVLRVAEGKRVGTLFPSHITPLESRKQWILAGPPPSGVIVIDDGAVNAVRQKGSSLLPKGISEVLATFKRGDIVQLQTLQGKLLGRGICRYTSDELRTIAGCHSCDIESKLGYGYGAVAIHRDDLVLF
- the crl gene encoding sigma factor-binding protein Crl, translating into MAIPTDPDLIYFRKRIRILNALGPYLRENNCQPTYFYFDCFSVCIDANAEPEERQFYGWWLEMELVGNTFEYHYQFGTYNKAGEWMVTPIPKTFQQDVTQSLNAFYEKLFVCLTEQLHCNLKPSAILAKTLILSAA
- the gpt gene encoding xanthine phosphoribosyltransferase; its protein translation is MSDKFIVSWDDLQRDTRKLARKLLPATQWKGIIAVSRGGLVPAAILARELELRHVDTVCISSYDHDHQRDMTVLKSAPGDGEGFIIIDDLVDSGETAKTIRSMYPKAKFVTVYAKPLGEHLVDDFVTRISQDTWIELPWDMAIEFVEPICKQG
- a CDS encoding aminoacyl-histidine dipeptidase, with product MANLSNLEPQVVWNIFEQMCANPRPSKHEEKVSAWIQQLAKDHNIECKEDKVGNLILRKAATAGMEDRKGVVLQAHMDMVPQKNSDTEHNFVTDPIDAYVDGEWVTARGTTLGADNGIGLAASLAVIFSDNIEHGPLEVLVTIDEEAGMTGAFGLEAGWLEGEILLNTDSEDEGEVYMGCAGGIDTTVSFPIEREDTPADHQTFEISISGLRGGHSGVDIHLGRGNANKLLARLLKEAGRDMGVRLVEINGGSLRNAIPREAFAVITVAPTQREEFKACLEFFAKAVKKELIATEPDFSISLIPVPNEPTVITQDCQTRLIAALNGVFNGVLRMSDEIEGVVETSSNLGVIQSRGKTVHIQCLIRSLADSCRLDAQEMIASVFELAGAEVKFDGAYPGWKPDTSSPVMQIMRDVYEKEFGSVPKIMVIHAGLECGLFKTSYPTMDMASFGPTICFPHSPDEKVKIETVGMFWKYLLAILKAIPAK
- a CDS encoding phosphoadenosine phosphosulfate reductase yields the protein MNEILELQTNQVSFISGLMAGFSLSIAAQILRSHRKSLYSSITLLMFTLTSLLFVVALYIDVRLSIEVATITTFSAAVLEQISQVRAIGTTSASAALFLFIIAIGMLTWLQGKVAGICGTLLALITLLLVITAKYKIDAIALLLHT